A single region of the Bacteroides luhongzhouii genome encodes:
- the coaBC gene encoding bifunctional phosphopantothenoylcysteine decarboxylase/phosphopantothenate--cysteine ligase CoaBC: protein MLKGKKIILGITGSIAAYKACYIIRGLIKQGAEVQVVITPAGKEFITPITLSALTSKPVISEFFAQRDGTWNSHVDLGLWADAVLIAPATASTIGKMAHGIADNMLITTYLSAKAPVFVAPAMDLDMFAHPATQKNLDILRSYGNHIIEPGTGELASHLVGKGRMEEPENIIRVLDEFFASSDELSGKKVMITAGPTYEKIDPVRFIGNYSSGKMGFALAEECARRGAQVTLITGPVQLKTQHSGIIRVDVESAGEMYEAAQAHFPDADAGILCAAVADYRPETVADKKIKREKEEELTLHLRATQDIAASLGAIKRKQQCLVGFALETNNEQQNAEGKLERKNFDFIVLNSLNDAGAGFRHDTNKISIIDRKGRTDYPLKSKTEVAQDIIDRLVATLSPNF from the coding sequence ATGCTAAAAGGAAAGAAAATAATTCTTGGAATTACCGGCAGTATTGCCGCGTATAAGGCGTGCTATATCATTCGCGGACTGATAAAACAAGGAGCGGAAGTGCAAGTTGTAATTACTCCGGCGGGAAAAGAATTTATTACTCCGATCACTCTTTCGGCGTTGACCAGTAAACCGGTCATCAGTGAGTTTTTTGCCCAGCGTGACGGAACATGGAACAGTCACGTCGATCTTGGCTTGTGGGCAGATGCTGTCTTGATTGCTCCGGCCACTGCCTCCACTATCGGTAAAATGGCCCACGGAATAGCCGACAATATGTTGATAACCACTTATCTTTCAGCAAAAGCTCCCGTGTTTGTTGCTCCGGCAATGGACCTCGATATGTTTGCTCATCCTGCCACCCAGAAAAATCTGGATATTCTGCGTTCCTACGGTAATCATATTATCGAGCCGGGGACAGGAGAACTAGCCAGCCATCTGGTAGGGAAGGGGCGAATGGAAGAGCCGGAGAATATCATCCGAGTATTAGATGAATTTTTTGCTTCGAGTGACGAACTATCCGGAAAGAAAGTGATGATTACCGCCGGACCGACTTACGAAAAGATTGATCCGGTGCGCTTCATAGGCAATTATTCGTCCGGAAAGATGGGATTTGCGTTAGCAGAAGAATGTGCCCGTCGCGGAGCACAGGTGACCTTGATAACAGGTCCTGTCCAACTCAAAACGCAACATTCTGGTATTATCCGTGTCGATGTCGAATCTGCCGGGGAGATGTACGAAGCGGCACAGGCTCATTTTCCAGATGCTGATGCAGGGATTCTCTGTGCGGCAGTAGCAGACTATCGTCCGGAAACGGTAGCCGATAAGAAGATTAAGCGGGAAAAAGAAGAAGAACTGACCCTGCATCTTCGGGCAACACAAGATATTGCTGCCTCTTTAGGAGCTATAAAAAGAAAACAACAATGTCTGGTTGGCTTTGCGCTCGAAACCAATAATGAGCAGCAGAATGCCGAAGGAAAGCTCGAACGCAAGAACTTCGATTTTATTGTGCTCAACTCGTTGAATGATGCTGGAGCCGGTTTCCGCCATGATACTAATAAGATAAGTATAATCGACAGGAAAGGTCGTACAGACTATCCTTTGAAGTCGAAAACGGAAGTAGCTCAAGACATCATCGATCGTTTGGTAGCCACCCTGTCTCCCAATTTTTAA
- a CDS encoding 3'-5' exonuclease — protein MKLNLKNPIVFFDLETTGTNINTDRIVEICYLKVYPNGNEEAKTLRINPEMHIPEASSAIHGIYDADVVDCPTFKEVAKNIARDIEGCDLAGFNSNRFDIPVLAEEFLRAGVDIDMTKRKFVDVQVIFHKMEQRTLSAAYKFYCDKNLEDAHTAEADTRATYEVLKAQLDRYSDLQNDIAFLADYSSFSKNVDFAGRMVYDDNGVEVFNFGKYKGMSVAEVLKKDPGYYSWILNSDFTLNTKAVLTKIRLREMSNLITK, from the coding sequence ATGAAATTAAACCTGAAAAACCCCATTGTTTTCTTTGATTTAGAAACAACAGGAACCAATATCAACACAGACCGGATTGTTGAAATCTGCTATCTGAAAGTATATCCGAATGGAAATGAAGAAGCAAAAACATTACGTATCAATCCTGAAATGCATATCCCGGAAGCATCCTCTGCGATACATGGCATTTATGATGCCGATGTAGTAGATTGTCCCACTTTCAAAGAAGTGGCAAAAAACATAGCCAGGGACATTGAAGGTTGCGATTTGGCAGGATTTAATTCCAACCGTTTTGATATTCCTGTTCTTGCCGAAGAATTTCTTCGTGCCGGAGTGGATATTGATATGACAAAACGCAAATTTGTAGATGTACAGGTCATCTTTCATAAAATGGAACAACGCACCCTGTCTGCTGCCTACAAGTTTTATTGCGACAAAAATCTGGAAGACGCGCACACTGCCGAAGCAGATACACGAGCCACTTACGAGGTGCTGAAAGCGCAGTTAGACCGATACTCCGATCTTCAGAATGATATTGCGTTCCTGGCTGATTATTCAAGTTTCAGCAAGAATGTCGATTTTGCCGGACGTATGGTGTACGATGATAATGGAGTAGAAGTGTTCAACTTCGGAAAATATAAGGGAATGTCTGTAGCCGAGGTATTGAAGAAAGATCCCGGATATTACAGTTGGATTTTGAATAGTGATTTCACGCTGAACACCAAGGCGGTATTGACAAAAATCCGCTTGCGTGAAATGAGTAATTTGATTACAAAATAA
- the dnaN gene encoding DNA polymerase III subunit beta: MKFIVSSTALSSHLQAISRVINSKNALPILDCFLFELEDGTLSVTVSDSETTMVTTVEVNESDTNGRFAVVAKTLLDALKEIPEQPLTFEINPDNYEITVQYQNGKYSLMGQNADEFPQSATLGDNAVRVEMEASVLLGGINRSVFATADDELRPVMNGIYFDITTEDITMVASDGHKLVRCKTLAAKGNERAAFILPKKPATLLKNLLPKEQGTVTIEFDERNAVFMLESYRMVCRLIEGRYPNYNSVIPQNNPHKVTVDRQQLVGALRRVSIFSSQASSLIKLRMQENQIVISAQDIDFSTSAEETQVCQYAGAAMSIGFKSTFLIDILNNISADEVVIELADPSRAGVIIPVEQEENEDLLMLLMPMMLND; this comes from the coding sequence ATGAAATTTATCGTTTCAAGTACTGCTCTTTCCAGCCATTTACAGGCCATCAGCCGTGTTATTAATTCAAAAAATGCGCTGCCAATTCTCGATTGTTTCCTCTTCGAATTGGAAGACGGAACATTGTCTGTGACTGTATCCGACAGTGAAACAACGATGGTGACTACCGTAGAAGTGAATGAAAGCGATACAAACGGGCGTTTTGCCGTAGTAGCGAAAACATTGCTTGACGCACTGAAAGAAATTCCGGAACAACCACTCACATTCGAAATCAATCCGGATAATTATGAAATAACAGTGCAGTACCAGAACGGAAAATACAGCCTGATGGGGCAGAATGCGGATGAATTCCCGCAATCGGCTACGCTGGGTGATAATGCTGTCCGCGTAGAAATGGAAGCAAGCGTACTTTTGGGAGGTATCAACCGTTCGGTGTTTGCTACTGCCGATGATGAGCTTCGTCCGGTGATGAACGGTATTTATTTCGATATTACAACAGAAGACATTACAATGGTTGCTTCGGATGGTCATAAACTGGTGCGTTGCAAGACATTGGCAGCCAAAGGCAACGAGCGTGCAGCCTTCATTCTTCCGAAGAAACCGGCTACATTGCTTAAAAATCTTTTGCCGAAAGAACAAGGTACAGTGACCATCGAATTTGACGAACGCAACGCTGTTTTCATGCTCGAAAGCTACCGGATGGTTTGCCGCTTGATTGAAGGACGTTACCCAAACTACAACTCGGTAATTCCGCAAAATAATCCGCACAAAGTAACTGTAGACCGTCAACAACTGGTAGGAGCTTTGCGTCGTGTGTCTATCTTCTCGTCACAAGCCAGCAGTTTGATTAAACTCCGTATGCAGGAAAACCAGATTGTGATTTCCGCGCAAGATATTGATTTCTCTACTTCTGCTGAAGAAACACAAGTTTGCCAGTATGCAGGTGCTGCAATGAGCATCGGTTTCAAATCGACATTCCTCATCGACATACTGAACAATATTTCAGCAGACGAAGTAGTCATCGAACTTGCAGATCCTTCACGTGCCGGAGTAATCATCCCGGTAGAGCAGGAAGAAAACGAAGACCTGCTGATGCTGCTGATGCCGATGATGCTAAATGATTAA
- a CDS encoding DUF3127 domain-containing protein, whose protein sequence is MEFTGKIIAILQPKGGVSKATGNEWKAQEFVIESHDQYPRKMCFEVFGADKIDQFNIQMGEELTVSFDIDSNQWQDRWFNRIRAWKVERVSTGAPMATGGSVPPAAPSAMPEFTPGDAKDDLPF, encoded by the coding sequence ATGGAATTTACAGGAAAAATCATCGCTATCCTCCAGCCCAAAGGAGGAGTTTCAAAAGCTACCGGCAACGAGTGGAAAGCGCAAGAGTTTGTTATCGAAAGTCACGACCAATATCCACGCAAAATGTGCTTCGAAGTATTTGGGGCAGATAAAATAGATCAGTTCAACATTCAAATGGGCGAAGAACTGACTGTTTCATTCGACATTGACTCTAACCAATGGCAAGACCGCTGGTTTAATAGAATCCGTGCATGGAAAGTAGAACGTGTCAGCACTGGCGCCCCAATGGCCACAGGTGGCTCTGTTCCTCCTGCTGCTCCGTCGGCTATGCCGGAATTTACTCCGGGCGACGCAAAAGACGATCTGCCATTCTAA
- a CDS encoding DUF3352 domain-containing protein → MKLRTIVKIAITSSVVLLCSGFALYSFFRLSAAEGQKDFNLYELVPSTTSAVFVTDDVLEFVAEVDDLTCSKNQQYLYVSKLFSYLKQSLYALSEDTPHGLSRQMNQMLISFHEPDNERNQVLYCRLGNGDKELVNRFVRKYISSLYPPKTFVYKGEEIVIYPMADGDFLACYLTSDFMALSFQKKLIENVIDAYKSGKSLADDSAFAGMRAPKKSAAIATIYTRMQGMMGWTEFDMKMKDDFIYFSGITHDADSCFAFINQLRQQQSVKGFPGEVLPSTAFCFSRQGITDWASLLSYGNAQGQGVVSRTSEVQNIDKEFSRYLMENAGQDLVACLFQREDTLQSAAAVLSLAVADVAEAERMLRALVNAAPTDEGRKIPRITYCYTVNKAYLVYRLPQTTLFEQLTSFAEPTLDVYAVFYGGRLLLAPDADALSHYIRQLDKGEVLNGAMAYQTSMDHLSDSYHFMLMVDFDHIFQQSENHVRFVPDFFLRNADFFHNFTLFVQFVCTDGVIYPNIVLKYKSE, encoded by the coding sequence ATGAAACTTCGTACGATAGTGAAAATAGCGATCACGTCTTCTGTTGTACTTTTGTGCTCAGGTTTCGCATTGTACTCTTTTTTTAGGCTGTCGGCAGCCGAAGGGCAGAAAGATTTTAATCTTTATGAACTGGTGCCCTCCACAACTTCAGCAGTATTCGTTACTGATGATGTGCTCGAATTTGTAGCGGAAGTAGATGATCTGACTTGTAGTAAAAATCAGCAATATCTTTATGTATCCAAACTCTTTTCTTATCTGAAACAGAGCCTTTACGCCCTTTCAGAAGATACTCCCCACGGTTTGAGCCGGCAAATGAATCAAATGCTGATTAGTTTCCACGAGCCGGATAACGAACGTAATCAAGTACTTTATTGCAGATTAGGGAATGGAGATAAAGAACTCGTAAACAGATTTGTGCGTAAATATATATCCTCACTTTATCCGCCGAAAACATTTGTTTACAAAGGAGAAGAAATTGTCATTTATCCGATGGCGGACGGTGATTTCCTTGCCTGTTATTTGACATCTGATTTTATGGCATTGAGTTTTCAGAAAAAACTGATTGAAAACGTTATTGATGCATATAAAAGTGGAAAATCATTGGCTGATGATTCTGCCTTTGCAGGCATGCGTGCTCCGAAAAAAAGTGCGGCAATCGCTACCATCTATACCCGTATGCAAGGGATGATGGGATGGACAGAATTTGACATGAAGATGAAAGATGATTTCATCTATTTCTCCGGCATCACTCACGATGCAGACTCTTGTTTTGCGTTTATAAACCAGCTCCGTCAGCAGCAATCCGTAAAAGGATTTCCGGGTGAGGTATTGCCGTCTACAGCTTTCTGTTTTAGCAGGCAGGGGATTACGGACTGGGCGTCTCTGCTTTCTTATGGAAATGCGCAGGGGCAGGGTGTGGTTTCCCGTACGAGCGAAGTGCAAAATATAGATAAAGAGTTTTCGCGTTATTTGATGGAAAATGCCGGGCAGGATTTGGTTGCCTGTCTTTTTCAGCGTGAAGATACCTTACAGAGTGCAGCGGCAGTCTTGAGCCTGGCTGTGGCAGATGTTGCCGAAGCCGAGCGAATGCTTCGTGCTCTTGTTAATGCCGCTCCGACGGATGAAGGAAGAAAAATTCCCCGTATAACTTATTGTTATACTGTAAATAAGGCATATCTTGTCTATCGGTTGCCTCAAACGACATTGTTTGAACAACTAACCAGTTTTGCGGAACCAACTTTGGATGTATATGCGGTATTCTATGGCGGGCGCTTGTTGCTCGCTCCTGATGCGGATGCTCTGTCGCATTATATTCGCCAACTGGATAAAGGTGAGGTACTCAATGGAGCGATGGCCTATCAGACAAGCATGGATCATTTGTCCGATTCATACCATTTTATGTTGATGGTGGATTTCGACCACATATTTCAGCAATCAGAAAATCACGTTCGTTTTGTACCGGATTTCTTTCTGCGTAACGCTGATTTCTTCCATAATTTTACCCTCTTTGTTCAGTTTGTCTGTACAGACGGAGTGATATATCCTAATATTGTTTTGAAATATAAATCAGAATAA
- a CDS encoding MBL fold metallo-hydrolase: MKVRIIGSGTSTGVPQIGCTCPVCTSSDPKDNRLRASAIVETDDARILIDCGPDFRTQVLHLPFERIDGVLITHEHYDHVGGLDDLRPFCRFGSVPIYAEDYVAQGLRLRMPYCFVDHRYPGVPDIPLQEISVGQSFSINHTEVLPLRVMHGRLPILGYRIGQLGYITDMLIMPEESYEQLAGIDVLVVNALRIASHPTHQNLEEALAVARRIQAKKTYFIHMSHDIGLHAEVEKGLPENIHLAFDGLDIYL; encoded by the coding sequence GTGAAAGTAAGAATTATAGGAAGTGGAACATCGACGGGAGTGCCTCAAATCGGCTGTACATGTCCGGTTTGTACTTCTTCCGATCCGAAAGATAATCGATTGCGTGCATCTGCTATTGTGGAGACCGATGACGCGCGGATTCTGATAGATTGTGGTCCCGATTTTCGGACACAGGTATTGCATCTCCCTTTTGAGAGGATAGATGGTGTGCTCATTACGCACGAACATTATGACCATGTAGGCGGACTGGACGATTTACGTCCGTTTTGCCGGTTCGGTTCCGTGCCTATTTATGCGGAAGATTATGTAGCGCAAGGATTGCGTTTGCGCATGCCCTATTGCTTTGTTGATCATCGTTATCCGGGTGTTCCTGATATTCCTTTGCAGGAAATTTCGGTGGGGCAATCCTTTTCTATAAACCACACGGAAGTGCTTCCTCTGCGTGTGATGCATGGCCGACTGCCGATTCTGGGATATCGTATCGGGCAGTTGGGTTATATCACTGATATGCTGATCATGCCCGAAGAATCTTATGAACAATTGGCAGGAATAGATGTTTTGGTAGTGAATGCACTTCGCATCGCCTCGCATCCTACTCACCAAAATTTGGAAGAAGCATTGGCGGTGGCACGGCGTATTCAGGCAAAGAAGACATACTTTATACATATGAGTCATGATATAGGCTTGCATGCGGAGGTTGAAAAGGGCCTTCCGGAAAATATTCACCTGGCGTTTGACGGATTGGATATCTATCTTTGA
- the murB gene encoding UDP-N-acetylmuramate dehydrogenase, with the protein MYSLLPYNTFGIDVNAARFLEYTSVEELKKLIAQGAVTTPFLHIGGGSNLLFTKDYDGLILHSRIEGIEVTEEDAHSVSVRVGAGVVWDDFVAYCVEHGWYGAENLSLIPGEVGASAVQNIGAYGVEVKDLITAVETVNIRAEEHVYSVEECGYIYRNSIFKRPENKSAFVTYVRFRLSKEEHYTLDYGTIRQELEKYPSLTLSVIRKVIIDIRESKLPDPKVLGNAGSFFMNPIVPKEKLEALQQEYPRIPYYELADGRVKIPAGWMIDQCGWKGKALGPAAVHDKQALVLVNRGGAKGSDIIALSDAVRASVREKFGIDIHPEVNLIN; encoded by the coding sequence ATGTATTCTCTTTTACCCTACAATACATTCGGCATCGATGTCAATGCCGCTCGTTTTTTAGAGTACACTTCGGTTGAAGAACTGAAGAAACTGATTGCGCAAGGTGCCGTTACGACACCTTTTTTGCATATTGGTGGCGGCAGTAACCTGTTGTTTACCAAAGATTACGACGGGCTGATATTACATTCCCGCATTGAAGGAATCGAAGTGACAGAAGAAGATGCTCACTCTGTATCAGTGCGAGTGGGAGCAGGGGTAGTATGGGATGACTTTGTAGCCTATTGTGTAGAGCATGGATGGTATGGAGCGGAGAACCTGTCGCTGATTCCCGGTGAGGTGGGGGCGAGTGCGGTGCAAAATATCGGAGCCTATGGCGTTGAGGTGAAAGACCTGATAACGGCTGTGGAAACGGTGAACATTCGAGCTGAAGAACATGTTTATTCAGTAGAGGAATGTGGATATATCTACCGCAACAGCATCTTTAAACGTCCGGAAAACAAGTCGGCTTTTGTTACTTATGTCCGTTTCCGGCTAAGTAAAGAAGAGCATTATACGTTAGACTATGGCACCATTCGTCAGGAACTTGAAAAATATCCGTCGTTGACCCTGTCTGTTATCCGGAAAGTGATTATTGATATCCGCGAGAGTAAGCTGCCCGATCCGAAAGTGTTGGGTAATGCCGGCAGTTTCTTTATGAACCCTATTGTGCCGAAAGAAAAACTGGAAGCTTTGCAACAGGAATATCCCCGCATACCCTATTATGAACTGGCCGACGGTCGCGTAAAGATTCCGGCAGGGTGGATGATCGATCAATGCGGCTGGAAAGGAAAAGCCTTGGGACCGGCTGCCGTGCATGATAAACAAGCACTGGTGCTGGTGAACCGTGGCGGAGCAAAAGGTAGTGATATTATTGCACTTTCAGATGCGGTTCGGGCTTCTGTTCGTGAGAAGTTCGGCATAGATATCCATCCGGAGGTCAACTTAATAAATTGA
- a CDS encoding DUF4348 domain-containing protein: MKKLIAGVMLLGILGACGNKKTNIDPFASITKEVDSIRQIADSIHRGESPEDPQPIQADESFDDFIYNFASDDVLQRQRVKFPLPYYNGDEKSNIEERNWKHDDLFTKQHYYTLLFDREEDMDLVGDTSLTSVQVEWMFVKTRMVKRYYFERIKGAWMLEAINLRSIEQSDNENFVEFFGHFAADSLFQSKRVCEPLAFVTTDPDDDFSILETTLDLNQWFAFKPGLPADRLSNINYGQRNDDDSPTKILALKGIGNGFSNILYFRRKAGEWELYKFEDTSI; the protein is encoded by the coding sequence ATGAAAAAACTAATTGCAGGGGTCATGCTGCTCGGTATACTGGGCGCTTGTGGAAACAAGAAAACAAACATCGACCCCTTCGCATCCATTACTAAAGAAGTGGATTCTATTCGGCAGATAGCCGATTCTATCCACCGTGGTGAATCGCCGGAAGATCCGCAACCTATACAGGCGGATGAATCTTTCGATGATTTTATCTACAATTTTGCTTCTGATGACGTGTTACAGCGCCAGCGCGTGAAATTTCCGTTGCCCTACTACAATGGAGATGAGAAATCGAATATCGAAGAGCGTAACTGGAAGCATGATGATTTGTTTACCAAACAGCATTACTATACGCTTCTGTTTGATAGAGAAGAAGATATGGATTTAGTAGGAGACACCTCTCTCACTTCCGTGCAGGTAGAGTGGATGTTCGTGAAAACACGAATGGTAAAAAGATACTATTTTGAACGTATCAAAGGTGCATGGATGCTGGAGGCAATTAATTTGCGTTCCATTGAGCAAAGTGATAATGAAAATTTTGTAGAGTTTTTCGGACATTTTGCCGCAGATAGTCTTTTTCAGAGTAAGCGCGTGTGTGAGCCTCTGGCTTTTGTAACCACCGATCCGGATGATGATTTCTCTATTCTGGAGACCACCCTTGATCTTAATCAGTGGTTCGCTTTTAAACCGGGACTTCCTGCCGATCGTCTTTCTAATATCAATTACGGACAGCGGAATGACGATGATTCGCCAACGAAAATCCTGGCATTGAAAGGTATCGGTAATGGTTTTTCCAATATCCTCTATTTCCGTCGCAAAGCCGGAGAATGGGAATTATATAAGTTTGAAGATACAAGCATTTGA
- a CDS encoding NAD-dependent epimerase/dehydratase family protein, translating into MKHILIIGATGQIGSELTMELRKRYGNANVVAGYIPGAEPKGELKESGPSAIADVTDGEVIASVVKEYHIDTIYNLAALLSVVAESKPKLAWKIGIDGLWNVLEVAREQGCAVFTPSSIGSFGASTPHTKTPQDTIQRPRTMYGVTKVTTELLSDYYFNKYGVDTRAVRFPGIISNVTPPGGGTTDYAVDIYYSAVKGEKFVCPIKQGTLMDMMYMPDALNAAITLMEADPTRLIHRNAFNIASMSFDPETIYQAIKKHVPQFEMIYDIDPLKQRIADSWPDSLDDTCAREEWGWKPAYNLESMTVDMLEKLREKLK; encoded by the coding sequence ATGAAACACATTTTGATTATTGGAGCTACCGGACAGATAGGGTCGGAGCTAACGATGGAGCTACGTAAACGTTACGGAAATGCAAATGTTGTAGCAGGTTATATCCCAGGTGCAGAGCCTAAAGGGGAATTAAAGGAGTCCGGACCGTCGGCAATTGCTGATGTAACGGATGGAGAGGTGATTGCATCTGTGGTAAAAGAGTATCACATTGATACAATTTATAATTTGGCTGCTCTACTGTCCGTAGTTGCCGAATCGAAACCCAAGCTGGCTTGGAAAATAGGTATCGATGGATTATGGAATGTGCTGGAAGTGGCACGCGAACAAGGATGTGCAGTGTTTACTCCGAGTTCTATCGGTTCGTTTGGCGCTAGTACGCCTCATACGAAAACACCGCAGGATACTATTCAGCGTCCGCGTACCATGTATGGAGTCACTAAGGTAACGACCGAGTTGCTAAGTGATTACTATTTTAATAAATATGGTGTCGATACCCGTGCTGTCCGTTTTCCGGGCATTATTTCGAATGTGACCCCTCCGGGAGGAGGTACGACCGATTATGCTGTCGATATTTATTATTCGGCGGTGAAAGGAGAAAAATTTGTGTGCCCCATTAAGCAAGGCACTCTGATGGATATGATGTACATGCCGGATGCACTGAACGCAGCAATCACACTGATGGAAGCTGATCCGACAAGATTGATACACCGCAATGCTTTCAATATCGCCTCTATGAGTTTCGATCCGGAGACGATTTATCAGGCTATCAAGAAGCATGTACCGCAGTTTGAGATGATCTATGACATAGATCCTTTGAAACAGCGCATTGCCGATAGCTGGCCTGATAGCCTGGATGACACCTGCGCTCGTGAAGAGTGGGGATGGAAGCCGGCCTACAATTTGGAAAGCATGACGGTGGATATGCTTGAAAAGTTAAGAGAGAAACTAAAATAA
- the kbl gene encoding glycine C-acetyltransferase translates to MYGKMQEYLCQTLAEIKEAGLYKEERLIESAQQAAITVKGKEVLNFCANNYLGLSNHPRLIKASQEMMNNRGYGMSSVRFICGTQDIHKELEAAISEYFQTEDTILYAACFDANGGVFEPLFSEEDAIISDSLNHASIIDGVRLCKAKRYRYANADMKDLERCLQEAQAQRFRIVVTDGVFSMDGNVAPMDQICDLAEKYDALVMVDESHSAGVVGATGHGVSELYKTHGRVDIYTGTLGKAFGGALGGFTTGRKEIIDLLRQRSRPYLFSNSLAPGIIGASLEVFKMLKESNALHDKLVENVNYFRDKMTAAGFDIKPTQSAICAVMLYDAKLSQIYAARMQEEGIYVTGFYYPVVPKDQARIRVQISAGHEKAHLDKCIAAFIKVGKDLNVLKAE, encoded by the coding sequence ATGTACGGTAAAATGCAAGAATATCTCTGCCAAACATTGGCTGAAATCAAGGAAGCCGGACTTTATAAAGAAGAACGACTGATTGAAAGTGCGCAGCAAGCTGCCATCACTGTAAAAGGCAAGGAAGTGCTGAACTTCTGCGCAAATAATTACTTAGGATTATCCAATCACCCCCGATTGATTAAGGCTTCGCAGGAAATGATGAATAACCGTGGCTACGGAATGTCGTCTGTCCGCTTCATTTGTGGAACGCAAGATATACACAAAGAACTGGAAGCTGCCATCTCGGAGTATTTCCAGACGGAAGACACAATCTTGTATGCCGCTTGTTTCGACGCTAACGGCGGTGTATTCGAACCGCTTTTCTCTGAAGAGGATGCCATTATCTCGGATTCTCTGAACCATGCTTCTATCATTGACGGAGTACGTCTTTGCAAGGCAAAGCGTTACCGCTATGCCAACGCTGACATGAAGGACTTGGAAAGATGTCTGCAAGAAGCACAGGCACAACGTTTCCGCATTGTTGTGACGGACGGTGTGTTCTCTATGGACGGCAATGTAGCTCCAATGGATCAGATTTGCGATCTTGCCGAGAAATATGATGCGCTGGTAATGGTGGATGAGTCTCATTCTGCCGGTGTGGTAGGCGCCACAGGGCATGGAGTAAGCGAGTTGTATAAGACTCATGGACGGGTAGATATTTATACCGGAACTCTGGGAAAGGCTTTTGGCGGTGCACTGGGAGGTTTCACTACCGGTCGTAAAGAGATTATCGATTTACTTCGTCAACGCAGTCGCCCGTATCTGTTCTCGAATTCTTTGGCTCCAGGTATCATTGGTGCCAGTCTTGAAGTTTTCAAGATGCTGAAAGAGAGCAATGCATTGCATGATAAGCTCGTCGAGAATGTAAACTACTTCCGCGATAAGATGACGGCTGCCGGATTTGATATCAAACCGACACAAAGCGCTATCTGTGCCGTTATGTTGTATGACGCGAAGTTGTCCCAGATTTACGCTGCACGTATGCAGGAGGAAGGCATCTATGTGACAGGCTTCTATTATCCGGTAGTGCCGAAAGATCAGGCACGCATCCGTGTGCAAATTTCTGCAGGTCACGAAAAAGCACATCTTGATAAGTGTATCGCTGCCTTTATCAAGGTAGGCAAAGATCTTAATGTGCTGAAAGCGGAATAA
- a CDS encoding DUF2721 domain-containing protein: MEELTLTTPALLFSAVSLILLAYTNRFLSYAQLVRQLRDRYMENPSDITEAQIENLRKRLNLTRTMQGLGIASLFLCVVSMFLIYIGLQLFSAYVFGLALILLIASLGVSFREIQISTRSLEIYLGTMEKGKNKK, translated from the coding sequence ATGGAAGAACTGACTCTCACTACTCCTGCCCTGCTTTTCTCGGCAGTTTCTTTGATATTATTGGCTTATACCAACCGTTTCTTATCTTATGCCCAACTTGTGCGCCAACTGCGTGACCGCTACATGGAGAACCCTTCGGATATCACCGAAGCGCAAATCGAGAATCTACGGAAACGATTGAATCTGACCCGTACGATGCAGGGACTAGGTATTGCAAGCCTTTTTCTCTGCGTAGTCAGTATGTTCCTGATCTATATCGGGCTGCAATTATTTTCTGCTTATGTATTCGGATTGGCATTGATTTTGCTGATAGCCTCTTTAGGCGTATCTTTCCGCGAAATACAGATTTCCACCCGTTCACTGGAGATTTACTTGGGAACGATGGAGAAAGGGAAAAATAAAAAATAA